The following proteins are co-located in the Microvirga ossetica genome:
- a CDS encoding acetoacetate decarboxylase, which yields MHEDIVRTRAFAMPLTSPAYPIGPYRFRSREYLIITYRTDPKKLRVLVPEPLQIDEPLVKFEFIRMPDSNGFGDYTESGQVIPVSFRGRKGSYTHCMFLNDHSPIAGGRELWGFPKKLANPTLRTEVDALVGTLDYGPVRIATATMGYKHQAADFASVMTSLREPNFLLKIIPHVDGTTRICELVEYYLEDVNLKEAWTGPASLNLWSHALAPIAELPILEVVSATHILADLTLGLGKVAHDYLAPSEPSHWKQRRYEPAE from the coding sequence ATGCACGAAGACATTGTTCGGACCAGAGCATTCGCAATGCCCCTGACCAGCCCGGCCTACCCGATCGGACCCTATCGCTTTCGCAGTCGGGAGTATCTGATCATCACCTACCGGACCGACCCAAAGAAGCTTCGGGTGCTCGTCCCGGAACCGCTCCAGATCGACGAGCCGCTGGTGAAGTTCGAGTTCATCCGCATGCCGGACTCGAATGGCTTCGGCGATTACACCGAGAGCGGACAGGTCATTCCCGTCTCGTTCCGCGGCCGCAAAGGTAGTTACACCCATTGCATGTTTCTCAACGACCATTCGCCCATTGCTGGGGGGCGTGAGCTGTGGGGTTTCCCCAAGAAGCTTGCCAATCCCACCCTGCGCACGGAGGTCGATGCCCTGGTCGGCACGCTCGACTACGGTCCGGTTCGCATCGCGACCGCTACAATGGGCTATAAGCACCAGGCTGCCGATTTCGCAAGCGTCATGACCTCGCTTCGCGAGCCTAACTTCCTGCTTAAGATCATTCCCCATGTCGATGGCACCACGCGCATCTGCGAACTCGTTGAGTATTACCTGGAGGACGTCAACTTGAAAGAGGCCTGGACCGGTCCGGCATCCCTGAACCTGTGGTCGCATGCCTTGGCGCCGATCGCGGAGCTGCCGATCCTGGAGGTGGTCTCGGCGACCCACATCCTGGCCGATCTGACGCTCGGACTCGGCAAGGTCGCGCATGACTATCTGGCGCCATCCGAGCCGTCTCACTGGAAACAGAGACGCTACGAACCTGCGGAATGA
- a CDS encoding heme-degrading domain-containing protein: MNDSNSLDALLAEEQELQFPSFSADVAWTLGSHIYQRAKAASLPIAIEVSRNGQQLFFAALPGATPDNAEWIRRKRAVVQRFHHSSLYMSVEAEVKGRPFLQRYGLSEQEYAAAGGGFPIFVGETGCIGAVVVSGLPQLEDHRLVTEAIRETITRLTA, from the coding sequence ATGAACGACAGCAATAGTCTTGATGCTCTCCTGGCAGAGGAACAGGAGTTACAGTTTCCGTCTTTCAGCGCCGATGTCGCCTGGACACTCGGCAGCCACATCTACCAGCGTGCGAAAGCCGCCTCCCTTCCGATCGCAATCGAGGTTTCGAGGAATGGCCAGCAACTGTTCTTTGCAGCACTGCCTGGAGCAACGCCGGACAATGCCGAGTGGATTCGCCGGAAACGGGCGGTCGTACAACGCTTCCACCACAGCTCCCTCTACATGTCCGTCGAGGCAGAGGTGAAGGGGCGCCCGTTCTTGCAGCGTTACGGGCTGTCCGAGCAGGAGTATGCGGCAGCAGGCGGTGGGTTCCCCATATTCGTCGGGGAGACCGGTTGTATCGGTGCGGTCGTCGTCAGTGGCCTTCCCCAACTCGAAGACCATCGCCTTGTGACCGAGGCAATCCGGGAGACGATCACCCGACTGACCGCATAG
- a CDS encoding response regulator — protein sequence MSAVKPQRILIADDNPIMRETLAQWLSAQAHEVITADTGERAFLALRDWSHPIGWLYTRAVLPGLVDGWILADQYHEVHENRVVILAGAEQEVSSRGDLVLKQPTAVAVFNAIQQALVAAKTATFTTDVAEASQAA from the coding sequence ATGAGCGCGGTTAAACCTCAACGGATCCTCATTGCCGACGACAACCCGATTATGCGGGAGACACTCGCGCAGTGGCTGAGCGCCCAAGCCCATGAAGTCATTACGGCGGATACGGGCGAGAGGGCCTTTCTGGCCTTGCGCGACTGGAGCCACCCCATCGGCTGGCTGTACACACGTGCCGTGCTGCCCGGCCTGGTCGACGGCTGGATTCTCGCTGACCAGTACCATGAGGTGCACGAGAACAGGGTCGTGATTTTGGCTGGCGCGGAGCAGGAAGTGTCTTCACGCGGCGATCTTGTCTTGAAACAGCCGACCGCGGTTGCGGTATTCAACGCCATTCAACAGGCCCTTGTGGCCGCGAAGACGGCGACTTTCACAACGGACGTGGCCGAGGCAAGCCAGGCGGCCTGA
- a CDS encoding MOFRL family protein, with product MTKHINGSASAPVFRQLDHSSPSPAVPTLDASAFLANNDACGYFSRLDQLVMTGPALTNVNDFRAILIR from the coding sequence TTGACTAAACATATCAATGGATCTGCGTCAGCCCCGGTATTTCGTCAGCTCGACCATAGCAGTCCATCTCCCGCCGTCCCGACCCTAGACGCCTCCGCGTTCCTGGCAAACAATGATGCCTGCGGGTACTTTTCGAGGCTCGACCAACTCGTCATGACCGGACCCGCCTTGACCAACGTCAACGACTTTCGTGCCATCTTGATCAGGTGA
- a CDS encoding patatin-like phospholipase family protein has product MNIQVQPHLAAANRHLPFECVALVLQGGGALGAYQAGVYEALAEAGIDPDWVAGVSIGAINSAIIAGNEPTERVAKLRTFWQEISANPLLDWSSALHTITPKGDLARALFNQVSATCALVSGAASFFTPRLPVPWLHPDGVPEATSFYETKHLKSTLERVVDFDRINAGAMRFSVGAVNVRTGNFVYFDNTTHTIRPEHVMASGSLPPGFPAVEIDGEYYWDGGLISNTPLDWVVDAGRRQDTLAFQVDLWNAHGELPRNLAEVGTRHKEIQYSSRTRASTDQFKRVQHLRNALASLLSNLPDDLRTSDEAKLLSPEADRKAYNIIQLIYRSKHYEGHSKDYEFSRLSMEEHWRAGYHDAVRTLRHPEVLRRPDDQEGVRTFDLVKDGRE; this is encoded by the coding sequence ATGAACATTCAAGTCCAACCACATCTAGCGGCCGCCAACCGACACCTCCCGTTCGAATGCGTCGCATTGGTGTTGCAGGGTGGCGGTGCGCTCGGGGCCTATCAGGCCGGCGTCTACGAAGCTCTCGCGGAGGCCGGGATCGATCCCGACTGGGTCGCCGGCGTCTCGATCGGCGCCATCAACTCTGCAATCATCGCGGGAAACGAGCCGACCGAGCGTGTCGCCAAGCTGCGCACATTTTGGCAGGAGATCTCTGCCAACCCGCTGCTCGACTGGTCCAGCGCCCTCCATACCATCACCCCCAAAGGTGACCTCGCGCGCGCCCTCTTCAACCAGGTGAGCGCGACCTGTGCCCTCGTCAGTGGGGCTGCGAGCTTTTTCACGCCCCGGCTGCCGGTTCCCTGGCTGCACCCGGATGGTGTCCCCGAGGCGACGAGCTTCTACGAGACCAAACACCTGAAAAGCACGTTGGAGCGCGTTGTCGACTTCGACCGGATCAATGCGGGCGCGATGCGCTTCAGCGTCGGGGCTGTGAATGTGCGCACCGGCAATTTCGTCTATTTCGATAACACCACGCACACAATCCGACCTGAGCATGTGATGGCGAGCGGATCGCTGCCGCCCGGCTTCCCAGCAGTGGAGATCGACGGCGAATACTATTGGGACGGCGGGCTCATCTCGAACACGCCGCTCGACTGGGTGGTCGATGCGGGCCGGCGGCAGGATACGCTCGCGTTCCAGGTCGACCTGTGGAATGCCCACGGCGAACTGCCCCGCAACTTGGCCGAGGTCGGGACGCGGCACAAGGAGATCCAGTATTCCAGCCGGACGCGCGCCAGCACCGACCAGTTCAAGCGCGTACAGCATCTGCGCAATGCGCTCGCAAGCCTCCTGTCGAATCTGCCGGACGATCTGCGAACCAGCGACGAGGCAAAGCTACTCAGCCCGGAGGCGGACCGCAAAGCGTACAACATCATCCAGCTGATTTACCGGTCGAAACACTACGAAGGCCACTCAAAGGACTACGAGTTTTCCCGGTTATCGATGGAGGAGCACTGGCGCGCCGGTTATCATGATGCGGTGCGCACGTTACGCCATCCCGAGGTGTTGCGGCGCCCCGACGATCAGGAGGGGGTTCGCACATTCGATCTCGTTAAGGATGGGCGGGAGTAG
- a CDS encoding 3-hydroxybutyrate dehydrogenase gives MFCFKSAVVTGSTSGIGHAIALAFAKEGANVVLNGFGDAGEIEKIRAGIESEFGVKAIYSPADMTKPQEIEEMVRLGEKTFGSVDILVNNAGIQFVSPIEDFPVEKWDQVIAINLSSAFHATRAAVAGMKARGWGRIINTASAHSLVASPFKSAYVAAKHGIAGLTKTVALEIATDGITVNCISPGYVWTPLVEKQIPDTMMARNMTREQVINDVLLKAQPTKQFVTVDQVAALAVFLCSDAASQITGTNLSMDGGWTAE, from the coding sequence ATGTTTTGCTTCAAATCCGCTGTTGTGACCGGCTCGACCAGCGGCATCGGCCATGCCATCGCCCTTGCCTTCGCAAAGGAGGGGGCGAATGTCGTCCTCAACGGCTTCGGCGATGCGGGCGAGATCGAGAAGATCCGCGCCGGGATCGAGAGCGAGTTCGGGGTCAAGGCGATCTATTCGCCGGCCGACATGACCAAGCCGCAGGAAATCGAGGAGATGGTGCGTCTCGGCGAAAAGACCTTCGGCAGCGTCGATATCCTCGTCAACAATGCCGGCATCCAGTTCGTCTCGCCGATCGAGGACTTTCCGGTCGAGAAGTGGGACCAGGTCATCGCCATCAACCTGTCCTCCGCCTTCCATGCGACCCGCGCGGCGGTGGCGGGCATGAAGGCGCGCGGATGGGGCCGCATCATCAACACGGCCTCGGCCCATTCCCTCGTCGCCTCGCCCTTCAAGTCGGCCTACGTGGCCGCAAAGCACGGCATCGCGGGCCTGACCAAGACCGTGGCGCTCGAGATCGCGACCGACGGCATCACGGTCAACTGCATCAGTCCCGGTTACGTCTGGACGCCCCTGGTCGAGAAGCAGATCCCCGACACCATGATGGCACGCAACATGACAAGGGAGCAGGTCATCAATGACGTCCTGCTCAAGGCACAACCGACGAAGCAGTTCGTGACGGTCGATCAGGTCGCGGCGCTCGCCGTTTTCCTGTGCTCGGACGCGGCAAGCCAGATCACGGGCACCAATCTGTCCATGGATGGCGGTTGGACGGCGGAGTGA